The following proteins come from a genomic window of Spirochaetota bacterium:
- the carA gene encoding glutamine-hydrolyzing carbamoyl-phosphate synthase small subunit encodes MKTGYLALEDGTVFPGISFGYEGESFGEIVFNTSMSGYQEILTDPSYTWQIVAMTYPLIGNYGVNPVDVESSKVQVSGFIVKEYSKIYSNHEATESLGDYLVKNRICALENIDTRMLTRHVRDKGAMKAYISTVDKNPDDVVDKAKASQSHLGKDLVALVSTAKPYDFNKPEGKRYRIAAYDFGIKTNILRLLGSHGCHVRVFPAKTSAEEIRSFAPDGVFLSNGPGDPAGVEGVIDNIRALMEYKPIFGICLGHQMLGLAFGGKTYKLKFGHRGGNQPVKHMASGRTEITAQNHGFAVDFDSIRSVAEYTHMNLNDRTNEGMRHNKLPVFSVQYHPESAPGPHDSRYLFDDFVASMKQ; translated from the coding sequence ATGAAAACCGGTTATCTTGCGCTTGAGGACGGAACAGTATTCCCGGGGATATCTTTCGGCTATGAAGGGGAATCCTTCGGCGAAATAGTGTTCAACACCAGCATGAGCGGCTATCAGGAGATACTCACCGACCCCTCCTACACCTGGCAGATCGTCGCCATGACGTACCCGCTTATCGGCAATTACGGGGTCAATCCCGTCGATGTGGAATCCTCAAAGGTGCAGGTAAGCGGCTTTATCGTGAAGGAATATTCCAAGATATATTCCAACCATGAAGCGACAGAAAGTCTCGGCGACTATCTCGTGAAGAACCGTATCTGCGCGCTTGAGAACATCGATACGCGGATGCTGACACGTCATGTACGGGACAAGGGCGCCATGAAAGCGTACATAAGCACCGTGGACAAGAACCCCGACGATGTCGTCGATAAGGCGAAAGCGAGCCAGTCGCATCTGGGGAAAGACCTCGTCGCCCTTGTATCGACAGCGAAGCCCTACGATTTCAACAAGCCCGAGGGAAAACGCTATCGCATCGCCGCGTATGACTTCGGGATAAAGACGAACATATTGCGGCTGCTCGGATCACACGGCTGCCATGTGCGTGTGTTCCCCGCAAAAACATCGGCGGAGGAAATACGATCGTTCGCCCCGGACGGCGTATTCCTCTCCAACGGACCCGGCGACCCGGCCGGTGTCGAGGGTGTCATCGACAATATCCGCGCGCTCATGGAGTATAAGCCGATATTCGGGATATGCCTCGGCCATCAGATGCTCGGGCTTGCGTTCGGCGGAAAGACCTACAAGCTCAAGTTCGGCCATCGCGGCGGCAATCAGCCGGTGAAGCATATGGCGAGCGGCCGCACGGAGATAACAGCACAGAACCACGGGTTCGCCGTGGACTTCGATTCTATAAGATCGGTGGCCGAATATACGCATATGAACCTGAACGACAGGACGAACGAAGGCATGCGCCACAACAAGCTCCCGGTATTCTCGGTGCAGTATCACCCCGAGAGCGCGCCCGGCCCGCATGACAGCCGCTACCTCTTCGATGATTTTGTCGCATCAATGAAACAATGA
- a CDS encoding adenylate/guanylate cyclase domain-containing protein, whose translation MATRRTVFSSASEDRLENLITERLKPGANKELIDKRIWDLFGEEWCIMFTDLSGFSRGVAKFGIIHFLQTISESERILVPIIEENDGILLKVEGDSFLVIFRNVIKALQCALSMQRILMIYNQNKADVEKVLLCVGLGFGKVLKIGDADVYGAEVNAASKLGEDTAKAGEILVTDAVRTHALDMKDISFAEIEDSPPGADTAYRVIYRL comes from the coding sequence ATGGCCACACGACGGACCGTATTCTCAAGCGCATCGGAAGACAGGCTTGAGAACCTTATTACCGAACGGCTTAAGCCGGGGGCGAATAAGGAGCTCATCGACAAGCGCATCTGGGACCTTTTCGGCGAGGAATGGTGCATCATGTTCACCGATCTCTCGGGTTTTTCCCGCGGTGTCGCAAAATTCGGCATCATCCATTTCCTGCAGACGATATCCGAGTCCGAGCGCATACTCGTCCCTATCATCGAAGAGAATGACGGCATCCTTCTCAAGGTCGAGGGGGACAGCTTTCTCGTCATTTTCCGCAATGTCATAAAAGCGCTTCAATGCGCGTTGTCCATGCAGCGCATACTGATGATATACAATCAGAATAAAGCGGACGTGGAGAAGGTGCTTCTGTGCGTCGGCCTGGGCTTCGGGAAGGTGCTTAAGATCGGCGATGCCGATGTGTACGGCGCGGAAGTGAACGCAGCGAGCAAGCTCGGAGAGGATACGGCGAAGGCGGGCGAGATACTCGTTACCGATGCGGTGAGAACACACGCGCTCGACATGAAAGATATTTCGTTCGCTGAGATAGAGGATTCACCGCCCGGGGCGGACACCGCGTATCGCGTGATCTATCGGCTTTAA
- a CDS encoding DUF4870 domain-containing protein translates to MPKKNNAAAIVLPQPHEISDSDKDDAMGAYLMTFASWGVGLPLPMIGLIIEIVYHLLNAKKSPFIAFHSLQSLLMEIPVSIANAAVFVWLILCVASVTPWHYSLALVAIATALLNLVFIICSVIGCVRARKGLFYYFPITGRIAFNRYFVNPRKRAEKKLTNAPPAGL, encoded by the coding sequence ATGCCGAAAAAAAACAATGCCGCAGCGATCGTACTGCCGCAGCCCCATGAGATAAGCGACAGCGATAAGGACGATGCCATGGGGGCATACCTCATGACGTTCGCATCATGGGGTGTCGGTCTCCCGCTGCCGATGATCGGTCTTATCATTGAGATAGTCTATCATCTTCTCAACGCGAAAAAATCGCCGTTCATCGCCTTCCATTCGCTTCAGTCGCTGCTCATGGAGATCCCCGTCTCGATAGCGAATGCGGCCGTGTTCGTCTGGCTCATTCTCTGTGTCGCATCGGTAACGCCGTGGCATTATTCCCTGGCGCTCGTTGCCATTGCGACCGCGCTCCTGAACCTGGTGTTCATCATCTGCTCGGTCATAGGATGTGTCCGCGCCCGAAAAGGCCTCTTCTACTATTTTCCCATCACCGGACGCATCGCGTTCAACCGCTATTTCGTGAACCCGAGAAAACGGGCGGAAAAGAAACTTACGAACGCCCCGCCGGCAGGGCTTTAG
- a CDS encoding AraC family transcriptional regulator, with protein sequence MPLSRLKRIGTGSHGIAVERDMPLHAMVTSVGYSIVSERSYDWYGLKRGTSEFVLFQYTIRGEGRLRYERTDRSAVPGTALLLTFPHDNRYWLPASSREWEFIYLCLNGSTIVSLWKEMIRRYGALVTLPPDALALSAAVSVYEKAKDGAIASAFDASRLAYAFAMDLLADLSPHASRTDRPKWFVRVDRHLKANFAEPNPVDAIARLSGYSRHHFTRLFEKETGVSPLAYLLKIRISQAAELLKTSALPVREIGIRTGFTDANYFSRAFRRYFGMSPGDYRRSGM encoded by the coding sequence GTGCCGCTTTCCCGGCTAAAACGCATAGGCACCGGTTCACACGGCATTGCTGTCGAACGCGATATGCCGCTCCATGCTATGGTCACGAGCGTGGGCTACAGCATCGTGAGCGAACGATCCTACGATTGGTACGGGCTCAAACGCGGCACGTCGGAATTCGTCCTGTTCCAGTACACCATTCGCGGCGAGGGGCGTCTTCGGTATGAGCGCACGGATCGCTCAGCCGTTCCCGGTACGGCGCTGCTCCTTACGTTCCCGCATGACAATCGCTATTGGCTGCCGGCGTCCTCGAGGGAATGGGAATTCATCTACCTCTGTCTCAACGGAAGCACTATCGTATCGCTCTGGAAAGAGATGATACGCCGCTATGGGGCATTGGTGACGCTGCCCCCCGATGCGCTCGCTCTTTCGGCGGCCGTTTCGGTGTATGAAAAGGCGAAGGACGGCGCCATCGCCTCCGCATTCGACGCGTCGCGGCTTGCGTATGCGTTCGCCATGGACCTTCTCGCCGATCTTTCGCCGCATGCATCGCGCACGGATAGACCGAAATGGTTCGTCCGCGTTGACCGGCATCTTAAGGCGAATTTCGCCGAGCCCAATCCCGTCGATGCGATCGCCCGCCTCAGCGGGTACAGCCGGCACCACTTTACACGCTTGTTCGAGAAAGAGACCGGCGTGAGCCCGCTCGCGTATCTCCTGAAGATACGGATAAGCCAGGCGGCGGAGCTTTTAAAGACATCAGCGCTCCCGGTCCGCGAGATCGGGATACGTACGGGTTTTACCGATGCGAACTATTTCAGCCGCGCGTTCAGGAGATATTTCGGCATGTCGCCGGGGGACTATCGGCGGTCGGGGATGTGA
- a CDS encoding alpha-glucosidase/alpha-galactosidase produces MSFKIAFIGAGSLGFTRRLLGDLLTVPEFSDCEVAFTDINEQNLDMVYKICQRDIAANKLPVKLTKTLDRREAVKDAKYVIVTVRVGGVEAFATDVEIPLQYGVDQCVGDTLCAGGIMYGQRGIAAMLSFCKDIKELSRPDVLLLNYANPNAQMTWAANVFGGVKCVGLCHGVQGGHEQLAQVIEVWAKRHGKIAEDEKVTKKDVDIICAGINHQTWYIQAKWRGMDMLPHLLEGFENHPTYKNTEKVRIDMLRRFGYYSTESNGHLSEYLPWYRKRPDEIEKWIDTSAWINGETGGYLRVCTENRNWFDTEFPKLLAEEATMFVPEKRSIEHGSYIIEGLETGRVYRGHFNVVNSGTITNLPNDAIVEVPGYVDRNGMNIPRVGDLPLGAAAVCTASISVQRMSVIAAVTGDDNLLRQAMMMDPLTGAVCNPPEIWQMTDDMLVAGEKWLPQYEKAIKEAKRRRLTDERLPVKEGYRGAVRLHTKSVEEMRLAKAK; encoded by the coding sequence ATGTCGTTCAAGATCGCATTCATCGGTGCAGGAAGCCTCGGATTTACCCGCCGTCTTCTCGGGGACCTTTTAACGGTACCCGAATTCAGTGATTGTGAGGTGGCATTCACCGATATCAACGAACAGAACCTCGATATGGTGTATAAGATATGTCAACGCGACATCGCGGCGAACAAGCTTCCCGTGAAACTCACGAAGACGCTCGACCGGCGTGAAGCGGTCAAGGACGCGAAATACGTCATTGTTACGGTTCGTGTCGGGGGCGTGGAAGCCTTCGCCACCGACGTGGAGATACCGCTCCAATACGGCGTCGATCAATGCGTGGGGGATACGCTCTGCGCGGGCGGCATCATGTACGGTCAGCGCGGCATCGCGGCGATGCTCTCGTTCTGCAAGGATATTAAGGAATTATCACGGCCGGATGTGCTGCTTCTCAACTATGCGAATCCCAATGCACAAATGACATGGGCTGCCAATGTCTTCGGCGGTGTGAAATGCGTGGGACTCTGTCACGGTGTGCAGGGGGGGCATGAGCAGCTTGCGCAGGTGATTGAAGTATGGGCGAAACGTCATGGGAAAATAGCTGAAGACGAAAAGGTGACGAAGAAGGACGTCGATATCATCTGCGCGGGGATCAATCATCAGACCTGGTATATTCAGGCGAAATGGCGCGGCATGGATATGCTGCCGCATCTTCTGGAAGGGTTCGAGAACCATCCGACGTATAAGAACACAGAAAAAGTTCGGATCGATATGCTCCGCCGATTCGGCTACTACTCGACCGAATCGAACGGGCATCTCAGCGAATATCTCCCGTGGTACCGCAAGCGGCCGGATGAGATCGAAAAGTGGATAGACACGAGCGCGTGGATCAACGGCGAAACGGGCGGGTACCTGCGCGTATGTACGGAGAACCGCAATTGGTTCGATACGGAATTCCCGAAGCTCCTTGCGGAAGAAGCGACGATGTTCGTTCCGGAAAAACGCTCGATAGAGCACGGCTCATACATCATCGAAGGCCTTGAGACAGGGCGTGTCTACCGCGGTCACTTCAATGTGGTGAACAGCGGCACCATCACGAACCTTCCGAACGACGCCATCGTCGAAGTGCCGGGTTATGTGGACAGGAATGGCATGAATATACCGCGCGTTGGGGATCTCCCGCTCGGCGCGGCTGCTGTATGCACAGCGAGCATTTCGGTGCAGCGCATGTCGGTGATCGCTGCGGTCACGGGCGACGACAATCTTCTCCGTCAAGCGATGATGATGGACCCGCTCACTGGTGCTGTGTGCAATCCGCCGGAGATATGGCAGATGACCGACGACATGCTTGTTGCCGGCGAGAAGTGGCTCCCGCAGTACGAGAAAGCGATCAAGGAAGCGAAACGCCGCCGCCTCACCGATGAACGTCTGCCGGTGAAGGAAGGATACCGCGGTGCGGTGCGGCTTCATACGAAAAGCGTCGAGGAAATGCGCTTAGCGAAAGCAAAGTAA
- a CDS encoding class II fructose-bisphosphate aldolase, translated as MPLVTLDEILRDTRSQKRAVSAFNVANYESTRAVVEGAESMRSPVIIQVYNRLFEDTTGEDIAAMARVMAERSPVDIALHLDHAKKREHIECAIRAGYTSVMIDASDLPIDDNIRITKDIVGIAHAAGVSVEAELGHVPFGNTKANASLYTDPRDALRFVKETGIDALAVAIGTAHGKYAETPKLDLDRLQEIADAVSIPLVLHGGSGTPDDAVCKAISLGIGKINIATDFQEVFRTALPRALAENPTKPIDLFMKPVVAAMAEFVKAKIVTYSKK; from the coding sequence ATGCCGCTTGTGACACTTGATGAGATACTGCGCGACACCCGTTCCCAGAAGCGGGCCGTCTCTGCGTTCAATGTGGCCAATTATGAAAGCACACGCGCTGTCGTCGAGGGCGCCGAGTCGATGCGATCGCCGGTGATCATACAGGTGTATAATCGATTGTTCGAAGATACTACCGGCGAGGATATCGCCGCGATGGCGCGGGTTATGGCAGAACGAAGCCCCGTGGATATTGCACTGCATCTCGACCATGCGAAAAAACGCGAACATATCGAATGTGCGATACGCGCAGGATACACCTCGGTAATGATAGATGCATCCGATCTTCCCATCGATGATAATATCCGGATCACGAAAGACATCGTAGGAATCGCTCATGCGGCAGGTGTTTCCGTCGAGGCCGAGCTCGGGCATGTGCCGTTCGGGAATACGAAGGCGAACGCATCATTGTATACCGATCCGCGCGATGCCTTGCGCTTTGTGAAGGAGACCGGCATCGATGCGCTTGCGGTGGCCATCGGAACCGCGCACGGAAAATACGCCGAAACACCGAAGCTCGATCTTGATCGACTGCAAGAGATAGCGGATGCAGTATCCATTCCGCTTGTGCTTCACGGAGGCTCCGGTACACCGGACGATGCGGTATGCAAAGCGATATCGCTCGGCATCGGCAAGATAAATATCGCCACCGATTTTCAGGAAGTGTTCCGCACGGCGCTCCCGAGAGCGCTTGCGGAAAATCCGACGAAGCCGATAGACCTCTTCATGAAGCCCGTCGTTGCGGCGATGGCGGAATTCGTGAAAGCGAAGATCGTGACATACAGTAAAAAATAA
- a CDS encoding (Fe-S)-binding protein codes for MYRKETIETVKACRFCFMCRHVCTIGNVTRSESNTPRGFGLLTDKSIMRPDAFTDKNFIDTMYECTLCSACRSHCVSSYDVPGFVRAARAEIVAAGNAPDSVRALAKRIIDTGNVFGEKTSRFAKIPSLKRASRADVLLYIGSYAAYRVPEMAEAAIKIFNAAKISFAVIEDEIDTGKALYNLGSIDEAKTAAKHIVQAIRDSGAKTVVTLCPSDYDALKNDYPAFGLSLGEVAVEHSSNFYQRLLKEKKISIKKRRTEKLVFIDSDYLSKYNENGADARAIASAIGDIVEVGTNREESYAALEGGVVYQLIQPKLGTRVIECAASKIAEAGKGIVVTASPISFVTLSGAKDIGPITAIDTLLAQAIS; via the coding sequence ATGTACCGAAAAGAAACTATCGAGACGGTGAAGGCGTGCCGGTTCTGCTTCATGTGCCGTCACGTATGCACCATCGGCAATGTGACGAGAAGCGAGTCGAACACGCCGCGCGGATTTGGCCTTCTCACCGACAAGAGCATCATGAGGCCGGATGCGTTCACGGATAAAAATTTCATCGATACGATGTATGAGTGCACGCTCTGCTCCGCCTGCCGCTCACATTGTGTTAGCTCATACGATGTTCCCGGCTTCGTCCGTGCCGCGCGTGCGGAAATAGTCGCCGCGGGCAACGCCCCGGACAGCGTGCGTGCACTGGCAAAACGCATCATAGATACGGGCAATGTGTTCGGCGAAAAGACATCGCGCTTCGCAAAGATTCCGTCGCTGAAAAGAGCATCCCGTGCCGATGTACTTCTCTATATCGGTTCGTATGCGGCGTATCGTGTGCCAGAGATGGCCGAGGCGGCGATCAAGATATTCAACGCGGCGAAAATATCATTCGCTGTCATTGAAGACGAAATAGATACCGGCAAGGCGCTGTACAATCTCGGTTCTATCGATGAGGCCAAGACCGCGGCAAAGCATATCGTACAGGCGATACGCGACAGCGGCGCAAAGACCGTGGTGACGCTCTGCCCGAGCGATTATGATGCGCTCAAGAACGATTATCCCGCATTCGGGCTCTCCCTCGGGGAAGTCGCCGTCGAACACAGTTCGAATTTCTATCAGCGGCTTCTGAAAGAGAAAAAGATATCGATAAAAAAACGGCGTACTGAAAAACTTGTCTTCATCGACAGTGACTACTTGAGCAAGTATAACGAGAACGGTGCCGATGCGCGAGCGATAGCCTCTGCCATTGGAGACATCGTCGAAGTGGGTACGAATCGCGAGGAGTCGTATGCGGCGCTCGAAGGCGGTGTTGTATATCAGCTCATACAGCCAAAGCTCGGCACACGCGTCATCGAGTGCGCAGCATCGAAGATAGCAGAGGCGGGAAAGGGAATCGTCGTCACTGCAAGTCCGATCAGCTTTGTAACACTCTCGGGGGCGAAGGATATCGGACCGATAACTGCTATCGATACGCTGCTCGCACAGGCGATATCCTGA
- a CDS encoding FAD-binding oxidoreductase: MNAHMNYRFAMLVSELEDAVGQEHVSLKTADKVAYATDYYWVPEMWHDCGAENPTPDIIVHPGTTEEVSKVLRIANTHRIPVIPWGGGSGSQGGAVPMYGGITIDMKRMDKIISIDELSLTVTVETGINTQQLEWALEQKGYSMMHFPGSINCATLGGFLAHRGTGVLSTKYGKIEDMTITLEAVLPDGTIINTLPVPRHASGPDIAQLLIGSEGTLGIMTKATMKIHRIPEARRFHAFLFKDMTSAMAAGRNIMLSRLRPAVIRMYDEAETKKLIKRVLNIDRTGAYLVFGFDGYRDIVDLEMQKAIAICRKGSPEDLGEELGEEWWKNKYKFFYPPYMFHLPQAFGTLDTVATFANIEKVYWAMKRTVEENFPEATYIGHFSHWYEWGCMLYARFIIEEPPADPMEATRLYNKIWNMALRAAMKEGGVLNEHHGIGLKLGRLMPELYGSAFRVLTDIKKALDPNNIMNPGKMGFPGR; the protein is encoded by the coding sequence ATGAACGCTCACATGAATTATCGCTTCGCCATGCTTGTGTCCGAACTTGAGGATGCCGTAGGACAGGAGCACGTATCCCTGAAAACAGCGGATAAGGTCGCATACGCGACGGATTATTACTGGGTGCCGGAGATGTGGCATGATTGCGGGGCGGAAAATCCAACGCCGGATATCATCGTGCATCCCGGTACAACGGAAGAAGTATCGAAGGTGTTGAGGATAGCGAATACGCATCGCATTCCCGTTATTCCGTGGGGCGGCGGTTCCGGCTCGCAGGGCGGCGCCGTGCCCATGTACGGCGGCATTACCATCGATATGAAGCGTATGGATAAAATCATATCCATCGATGAGTTGTCGCTTACCGTTACTGTGGAAACGGGCATCAACACACAGCAGCTTGAGTGGGCGCTTGAACAGAAGGGTTATTCGATGATGCATTTTCCCGGATCGATAAACTGTGCGACGCTCGGCGGATTTCTCGCTCATCGCGGTACGGGCGTGCTCTCGACGAAATACGGGAAGATAGAGGATATGACGATCACGCTTGAGGCGGTTCTGCCTGACGGCACTATCATCAATACGCTGCCGGTGCCGCGACATGCCTCCGGGCCTGACATCGCACAGCTTCTCATCGGCTCGGAAGGAACGCTCGGTATCATGACGAAGGCGACGATGAAGATACATCGCATACCCGAAGCGCGGCGTTTTCATGCGTTCCTCTTCAAGGACATGACGAGTGCCATGGCGGCCGGGAGAAATATCATGCTCTCACGTCTGCGTCCGGCGGTGATACGCATGTACGACGAAGCTGAGACGAAAAAGCTCATCAAACGTGTGCTCAATATCGACCGTACCGGCGCGTATCTTGTGTTCGGTTTTGACGGCTACCGCGATATCGTCGATCTTGAAATGCAAAAAGCGATCGCGATATGCCGCAAAGGCAGTCCCGAGGACCTCGGTGAAGAGCTCGGCGAGGAATGGTGGAAGAATAAATACAAATTCTTCTATCCGCCGTATATGTTCCATTTACCGCAGGCGTTCGGCACGCTCGATACAGTGGCGACATTCGCCAACATCGAGAAAGTTTATTGGGCGATGAAACGTACCGTGGAAGAGAATTTCCCAGAGGCGACGTACATCGGCCACTTCTCGCATTGGTATGAATGGGGCTGTATGCTCTACGCGCGCTTCATCATCGAAGAGCCGCCGGCTGATCCGATGGAAGCGACACGGCTTTACAATAAGATATGGAACATGGCGCTGCGTGCGGCGATGAAGGAGGGCGGCGTGTTGAACGAGCATCACGGCATCGGCCTTAAGCTCGGACGGCTCATGCCGGAACTCTACGGCAGCGCGTTTCGCGTGCTCACTGATATCAAAAAAGCCCTCGATCCGAACAACATCATGAATCCCGGTAAAATGGGATTCCCGGGGAGATAA